The following proteins come from a genomic window of Doryrhamphus excisus isolate RoL2022-K1 chromosome 12, RoL_Dexc_1.0, whole genome shotgun sequence:
- the LOC131139845 gene encoding relaxin-3 receptor 1-like, producing the protein MAEDNQSVCANSSGTASDLFSNLEDIDVSADGGPHLRVLVCVVYSVVCAAGLAGNLLVFFLIGAKPERRSSRMDLFVLNLALTDLLFVLTLPFWAADTALDFSWPFGDAMCKAVLSVTVMNMYASVFFLTAMSVTRYLALTSALRGSCAHSWSSDRWTCAVVWSLAAVATLPTSVFSTVSRVGGENLCLLKFPGGQSWLAVYHIHKILVGFVVPISVVCVSYVKLLRFVRRRSMKSGNPKRRSRVTKSVTIVVLSFFLCWMPNHAVTLWSVLVKLNAANWDRTYYVVHTYVFPLTVCLAHTNSCLNPVIYCLMRAEFRTRLKLLIHGGRTADR; encoded by the coding sequence ATGGCCGAAGACAACCAAAGCGTTTGCGCCAACAGCTCCGGGACCGCGTCGGACCTGTTCAGTAACCTGGAGGACATCGACGTCTCGGCGGACGGGGGTCCCCACCTCCGGGTCCTGGTGTGCGTCGTGTACTCCGTGGTGTGCGCCGCGGGTCTGGCGGGCAACCTGCTGGTCTTCTTCCTCATAGGAGCCAAGCCGGAGAGGAGGTCGTCCAGGATGGACCTCTTCGTGCTGAACCTGGCGCTGACGGACCTCCTGTTCGTGCTGACGCTGCCCTTCTGGGCCGCGGACACGGCCCTGGACTTCAGCTGGCCCTTCGGGGACGCCATGTGCAAGGCGGTGCTGTCCGTCACGGTGATGAACATGTACGCCAGCGTCTTCTTCCTCACGGCCATGAGCGTCACCAGGTACCTGGCGCTCACGTCGGCGCTCCGCGGCTCCTGCGCGCACTCCTGGAGCTCCGACAGGTGGACGTGCGCCGTCGTTTGGAGCCTCGCCGCCGTGGCCACGCTGCCGACCTCCGTTTTCTCCACCGTCAGCCGCGTCGGCGGAGAAAACCTGTGCCTGCTCAAGTTCCCCGGCGGGCAGAGCTGGCTGGCGGTCTACCACATCCACAAGATCCTGGTCGGCTTCGTGGTGCCCATCTCCGTGGTGTGCGTCAGCTACGTCAAGCTGCTGCGCTTCGTCCGCAGGAGGAGCATGAAGAGCGGCAACCCCAAAAGGAGGTCCCGGGTCACCAAGTCCGTCACCATCGTCGTCCTGTCCTTCTTCCTGTGCTGGATGCCCAACCACGCCGTCACCCTGTGGAGCGTCCTGGTCAAGCTCAACGCCGCCAACTGGGACAGGACCTACTACGTGGTGCACACGTACGTCTTCCCGCTCACCGTGTGTTTGGCGCACACCAACAGTTGCCTCAACCCGGTCATCTACTGCCTCATGAGGGCCGAGTTCAGGACCAGGCTGAAGCTTCTCATCCACGGGGGGCGCACGGCGGACCGCTAG
- the LOC131139512 gene encoding mortality factor 4-like protein 1 isoform X1 produces the protein MAPKQEPKPKFQEGERVLCFHGPLLYEAKCVKISIKEKQIKYFIHYSGWNKNWDEWVPESRVLKYVDSNLAKQKELQKANQDHYVEGKMRGLAPSKKIAAVQQKNVDLKVKKAKQKTPGPGEGTSSGEMPQGPRKKRARVDPTVESEEMFTNRLEVKVKIPEELKPWLVDDWDLITRQKQLFRLPAKKNIEGVLEDYANYKKSKGNSDNKEYAINEVVAGIREYFNVMLGTQLLYKFERPQYAEMLAEHPDMMMSQVYGAPHLLRLFVRIGAMLAYTPLDEKSLALLLGYLQDFLKYLVKNLSTLFNASDYEVAPPEYHRKAV, from the exons ATGGCGCCAAAACAGGAGCCGAAACCTAAATTTCAAGAAG GTGAAAGAGTCCTGTGCTTTCATGGGCCGTTGCTGTATGAGGCAAAG TGTGTCAAGATCAGCATAAAGGAAAAGCAGAttaaatacttcattcattacAGCGGATGGAACAAAAA CTGGGATGAATGGGTTCCTGAAAGCAGAGTTCTCAAATATGTGGACAGCAACCTTGCAAAACAAAAAGAGCTTCAAAAGGCCAATCA GGACCATTATGTTGAGGGAAAGATGAGAGGTTTGGCACCAAGCAAGAAGATTGCTGCTGTGCAGCAGAAAAATGTTGATCT GAAAGTGAAAAAGGCAAAGCAGAAGA CCCCAGGACCAGGCGAAGGTACTAGCAGTGGAGAAATGCCGCAGGGACCACGGAAGAAGCGTGCACGTGTGGATCCAACTGTGGAGAGC GAAGAGATGTTCACCAACCGTTTGGAGGTGAAGGTGAAGATCCCCGAGGAGCTGAAACCCTGGCTTGTGGACGACTGGGACCTCATCACGCGTCAGAAAcag TTGTTTCGCCTGCCCGCTAAGAAGAATATCGAGGGCGTCTTGGAGGACTATGCCAACTACAAGAAGTCCAAAGGAAACTCTGACAATAA GGAATACGCCATCAATGAAGTGGTGGCTGGCATTCGAGAGTACTTCAATGTCATGCTGGGCACCCAGCTCCTCTACAAGTTCGAGAGGCCGCAGTACGCTGAGATGTTAGCCGAGCACCCGGACATGATGATGTCCCAGGTGTACGGGGCGCCACATCTGCTACGCCTTTTTG TTCGAATCGGAGCCATGCTGGCTTACACGCCGCTGGATGAGAAAAGTCTGGCTCTGCTGCTGGGTTATCTCCAGGACTTCCTCAA GTATCTGGTGAAGAACTTGTCCACGCTCTTCAATGCCAGCGACTACGAGGTGGCACCCCCGGAGTACCACCGCAAGGCCGTGTGA
- the LOC131139512 gene encoding mortality factor 4-like protein 1 isoform X2: protein MRGLAPSKKIAAVQQKNVDLKVKKAKQKTPGPGEGTSSGEMPQGPRKKRARVDPTVESEEMFTNRLEVKVKIPEELKPWLVDDWDLITRQKQLFRLPAKKNIEGVLEDYANYKKSKGNSDNKEYAINEVVAGIREYFNVMLGTQLLYKFERPQYAEMLAEHPDMMMSQVYGAPHLLRLFVRIGAMLAYTPLDEKSLALLLGYLQDFLKYLVKNLSTLFNASDYEVAPPEYHRKAV from the exons ATGAGAGGTTTGGCACCAAGCAAGAAGATTGCTGCTGTGCAGCAGAAAAATGTTGATCT GAAAGTGAAAAAGGCAAAGCAGAAGA CCCCAGGACCAGGCGAAGGTACTAGCAGTGGAGAAATGCCGCAGGGACCACGGAAGAAGCGTGCACGTGTGGATCCAACTGTGGAGAGC GAAGAGATGTTCACCAACCGTTTGGAGGTGAAGGTGAAGATCCCCGAGGAGCTGAAACCCTGGCTTGTGGACGACTGGGACCTCATCACGCGTCAGAAAcag TTGTTTCGCCTGCCCGCTAAGAAGAATATCGAGGGCGTCTTGGAGGACTATGCCAACTACAAGAAGTCCAAAGGAAACTCTGACAATAA GGAATACGCCATCAATGAAGTGGTGGCTGGCATTCGAGAGTACTTCAATGTCATGCTGGGCACCCAGCTCCTCTACAAGTTCGAGAGGCCGCAGTACGCTGAGATGTTAGCCGAGCACCCGGACATGATGATGTCCCAGGTGTACGGGGCGCCACATCTGCTACGCCTTTTTG TTCGAATCGGAGCCATGCTGGCTTACACGCCGCTGGATGAGAAAAGTCTGGCTCTGCTGCTGGGTTATCTCCAGGACTTCCTCAA GTATCTGGTGAAGAACTTGTCCACGCTCTTCAATGCCAGCGACTACGAGGTGGCACCCCCGGAGTACCACCGCAAGGCCGTGTGA